A genomic stretch from Xiphophorus maculatus strain JP 163 A chromosome 14, X_maculatus-5.0-male, whole genome shotgun sequence includes:
- the LOC111610953 gene encoding high affinity immunoglobulin gamma Fc receptor I-like isoform X2 yields the protein MKETQQSLLLCLSFLLGCRINRVLPVHLTVSPSRSQFFEGEPVTLICEDENRPDGWTVRRNTTLESRKRCGDGWGKLNGSTCNISSLYKHETGLYWCESMSGSSSSSSSIQLSVSGGSVILQSPVLPVMEGDDVTLSCRAENSTHNLPAAFYKDGSFIGDETTGNKILNSVKKSDEGLYKCNISRHGESPSSRISVKENPTTSTSTSSSPSSPPPGSSSLHSILLSLGSSCVVFLLVLLVLLVKRRRHKTKADKGDDVTYSDVQITQLHQQRPKESPSSAIYSDVRTDRISYGEINIRTNRTRDVRPDTNIIYSSLRNSQWSGMHPIRTE from the exons ATGAAGGAAACACAGCAGAGTCTGCTGCTCT GTCTGAGTTTCCTGTTGGGCTGCAGAATAAACCGAG TCCTCCCAGTTCATCTGACTGTGAGTCCCAGCAGATCTCAGTTCTTTGAAGGAGAACCAGTGACTCTGATCTGTGAGGATGAAAACAGACCTGATGGATGGACTGTGAGGAGAAACACGACCTTAGAGAGCAGGAAGCGATGTGGAGATGGATGGGGGAAATTAAATGGTTCTACCTGCAACATCAGCAGCCTCTACAAACATGAAACTGGTCTGTACTGGTGTGAGTCCATGTCtggatcctccagcagcagcagcagcatccagctctctgtctctg gTGGATCAGTGATCCTGCAGAGTCCTGTCCTCCCTGTGATGGAGGGAGATGACgtcactctgagctgcagagcagagaatTCAACCCACAACCTCCCAGCTGCTTTCTATAAAGATGGCTCCTTCATTGGTGATGAAACTACTGGCAACAAGATTCTCAACTCAGTGAAGAAATCTGATGAAGGCCTCTATAAATGTAACATCAGCCGTCATGGAGAGTCTCCATCCAGCAGGATCTCTGTCAAAG AGAATcccaccacctccacctccacctcttcctctccatcctctcctcctcctggctcctcTTCTCTTCATTCCATCTTGTTGTCTCTTGGTTCCtcatgtgttgtgtttttactggTGTTACTGGTTCTACTGGTGAAGAGACGTCGTCACAAAACAAAAG CTGATAAAGGAGACGACGTCACATACAGCGACGTCCAGATAACTCAGCTTCATCAGCAGAGACCCAAag agAGTCCTTCATCTGCCATCTACTCAGACGTGAGAACAGACAGGATCAGTTATGGAGAAATCAacatcagaaccaacagaaccagag ATGTTCGACCAGATACCAACATCATCTACTCTTCACTGAG GAACAGTCAGTGGTCCGGCATGCACCCTATCAGAACCGAGTGA
- the LOC111610953 gene encoding high affinity immunoglobulin gamma Fc receptor I-like isoform X5, with protein sequence MKETQQSLLLCLSFLLGCRINRVLPVHLTVSPSRSQFFEGEPVTLICEDENRPDGWTVRRNTTLESRKRCGDGWGKLNGSTCNISSLYKHETGLYWCESMSGSSSSSSSIQLSVSGGSVILQSPVLPVMEGDDVTLSCRAENSTHNLPAAFYKDGSFIGDETTGNKILNSVKKSDEGLYKCNISRHGESPSSRISVKENPTTSTSTSSSPSSPPPGSSSLHSILLSLGSSCVVFLLVLLVLLVKRRRHKTKADKGDDVTYSDVQITQLHQQRPKDVRPDTNIIYSSLRNSQWSGMHPIRTE encoded by the exons ATGAAGGAAACACAGCAGAGTCTGCTGCTCT GTCTGAGTTTCCTGTTGGGCTGCAGAATAAACCGAG TCCTCCCAGTTCATCTGACTGTGAGTCCCAGCAGATCTCAGTTCTTTGAAGGAGAACCAGTGACTCTGATCTGTGAGGATGAAAACAGACCTGATGGATGGACTGTGAGGAGAAACACGACCTTAGAGAGCAGGAAGCGATGTGGAGATGGATGGGGGAAATTAAATGGTTCTACCTGCAACATCAGCAGCCTCTACAAACATGAAACTGGTCTGTACTGGTGTGAGTCCATGTCtggatcctccagcagcagcagcagcatccagctctctgtctctg gTGGATCAGTGATCCTGCAGAGTCCTGTCCTCCCTGTGATGGAGGGAGATGACgtcactctgagctgcagagcagagaatTCAACCCACAACCTCCCAGCTGCTTTCTATAAAGATGGCTCCTTCATTGGTGATGAAACTACTGGCAACAAGATTCTCAACTCAGTGAAGAAATCTGATGAAGGCCTCTATAAATGTAACATCAGCCGTCATGGAGAGTCTCCATCCAGCAGGATCTCTGTCAAAG AGAATcccaccacctccacctccacctcttcctctccatcctctcctcctcctggctcctcTTCTCTTCATTCCATCTTGTTGTCTCTTGGTTCCtcatgtgttgtgtttttactggTGTTACTGGTTCTACTGGTGAAGAGACGTCGTCACAAAACAAAAG CTGATAAAGGAGACGACGTCACATACAGCGACGTCCAGATAACTCAGCTTCATCAGCAGAGACCCAAag ATGTTCGACCAGATACCAACATCATCTACTCTTCACTGAG GAACAGTCAGTGGTCCGGCATGCACCCTATCAGAACCGAGTGA
- the LOC111610953 gene encoding high affinity immunoglobulin gamma Fc receptor I-like isoform X1, whose amino-acid sequence MKETQQSLLLCLSFLLGCRINRVLPVHLTVSPSRSQFFEGEPVTLICEDENRPDGWTVRRNTTLESRKRCGDGWGKLNGSTCNISSLYKHETGLYWCESMSGSSSSSSSIQLSVSGGSVILQSPVLPVMEGDDVTLSCRAENSTHNLPAAFYKDGSFIGDETTGNKILNSVKKSDEGLYKCNISRHGESPSSRISVKENPTTSTSTSSSPSSPPPGSSSLHSILLSLGSSCVVFLLVLLVLLVKRRRHKTKADKGDDVTYSDVQITQLHQQRPKESPSSAIYSDVRTDRISYGEINIRTNRTRDVRPDTNIIYSSLRSAEPLSWFWRQSHSALSSC is encoded by the exons ATGAAGGAAACACAGCAGAGTCTGCTGCTCT GTCTGAGTTTCCTGTTGGGCTGCAGAATAAACCGAG TCCTCCCAGTTCATCTGACTGTGAGTCCCAGCAGATCTCAGTTCTTTGAAGGAGAACCAGTGACTCTGATCTGTGAGGATGAAAACAGACCTGATGGATGGACTGTGAGGAGAAACACGACCTTAGAGAGCAGGAAGCGATGTGGAGATGGATGGGGGAAATTAAATGGTTCTACCTGCAACATCAGCAGCCTCTACAAACATGAAACTGGTCTGTACTGGTGTGAGTCCATGTCtggatcctccagcagcagcagcagcatccagctctctgtctctg gTGGATCAGTGATCCTGCAGAGTCCTGTCCTCCCTGTGATGGAGGGAGATGACgtcactctgagctgcagagcagagaatTCAACCCACAACCTCCCAGCTGCTTTCTATAAAGATGGCTCCTTCATTGGTGATGAAACTACTGGCAACAAGATTCTCAACTCAGTGAAGAAATCTGATGAAGGCCTCTATAAATGTAACATCAGCCGTCATGGAGAGTCTCCATCCAGCAGGATCTCTGTCAAAG AGAATcccaccacctccacctccacctcttcctctccatcctctcctcctcctggctcctcTTCTCTTCATTCCATCTTGTTGTCTCTTGGTTCCtcatgtgttgtgtttttactggTGTTACTGGTTCTACTGGTGAAGAGACGTCGTCACAAAACAAAAG CTGATAAAGGAGACGACGTCACATACAGCGACGTCCAGATAACTCAGCTTCATCAGCAGAGACCCAAag agAGTCCTTCATCTGCCATCTACTCAGACGTGAGAACAGACAGGATCAGTTATGGAGAAATCAacatcagaaccaacagaaccagag ATGTTCGACCAGATACCAACATCATCTACTCTTCACTGAG GTCAGCAGAACCTCTCAGCTGGTTCTGGAGACAGAGTCACTCTGCCCTGTCCAGCTGCTGA
- the LOC111610953 gene encoding high affinity immunoglobulin gamma Fc receptor I-like isoform X4, protein MKETQQSLLLCLSFLLGCRINRVLPVHLTVSPSRSQFFEGEPVTLICEDENRPDGWTVRRNTTLESRKRCGDGWGKLNGSTCNISSLYKHETGLYWCESMSGSSSSSSSIQLSVSGGSVILQSPVLPVMEGDDVTLSCRAENSTHNLPAAFYKDGSFIGDETTGNKILNSVKKSDEGLYKCNISRHGESPSSRISVKENPTTSTSTSSSPSSPPPGSSSLHSILLSLGSSCVVFLLVLLVLLVKRRRHKTKADKGDDVTYSDVQITQLHQQRPKDVRPDTNIIYSSLRSAEPLSWFWRQSHSALSSC, encoded by the exons ATGAAGGAAACACAGCAGAGTCTGCTGCTCT GTCTGAGTTTCCTGTTGGGCTGCAGAATAAACCGAG TCCTCCCAGTTCATCTGACTGTGAGTCCCAGCAGATCTCAGTTCTTTGAAGGAGAACCAGTGACTCTGATCTGTGAGGATGAAAACAGACCTGATGGATGGACTGTGAGGAGAAACACGACCTTAGAGAGCAGGAAGCGATGTGGAGATGGATGGGGGAAATTAAATGGTTCTACCTGCAACATCAGCAGCCTCTACAAACATGAAACTGGTCTGTACTGGTGTGAGTCCATGTCtggatcctccagcagcagcagcagcatccagctctctgtctctg gTGGATCAGTGATCCTGCAGAGTCCTGTCCTCCCTGTGATGGAGGGAGATGACgtcactctgagctgcagagcagagaatTCAACCCACAACCTCCCAGCTGCTTTCTATAAAGATGGCTCCTTCATTGGTGATGAAACTACTGGCAACAAGATTCTCAACTCAGTGAAGAAATCTGATGAAGGCCTCTATAAATGTAACATCAGCCGTCATGGAGAGTCTCCATCCAGCAGGATCTCTGTCAAAG AGAATcccaccacctccacctccacctcttcctctccatcctctcctcctcctggctcctcTTCTCTTCATTCCATCTTGTTGTCTCTTGGTTCCtcatgtgttgtgtttttactggTGTTACTGGTTCTACTGGTGAAGAGACGTCGTCACAAAACAAAAG CTGATAAAGGAGACGACGTCACATACAGCGACGTCCAGATAACTCAGCTTCATCAGCAGAGACCCAAag ATGTTCGACCAGATACCAACATCATCTACTCTTCACTGAG GTCAGCAGAACCTCTCAGCTGGTTCTGGAGACAGAGTCACTCTGCCCTGTCCAGCTGCTGA
- the LOC111610953 gene encoding high affinity immunoglobulin gamma Fc receptor I-like isoform X3, translating to MKETQQSLLLCLSFLLGCRINRVLPVHLTVSPSRSQFFEGEPVTLICEDENRPDGWTVRRNTTLESRKRCGDGWGKLNGSTCNISSLYKHETGLYWCESMSGSSSSSSSIQLSVSGGSVILQSPVLPVMEGDDVTLSCRAENSTHNLPAAFYKDGSFIGDETTGNKILNSVKKSDEGLYKCNISRHGESPSSRISVKENPTTSTSTSSSPSSPPPGSSSLHSILLSLGSSCVVFLLVLLVLLVKRRRHKTKADKGDDVTYSDVQITQLHQQRPKESPSSAIYSDVRTDRISYGEINIRTNRTRDVRPDTNIIYSSLRSHRI from the exons ATGAAGGAAACACAGCAGAGTCTGCTGCTCT GTCTGAGTTTCCTGTTGGGCTGCAGAATAAACCGAG TCCTCCCAGTTCATCTGACTGTGAGTCCCAGCAGATCTCAGTTCTTTGAAGGAGAACCAGTGACTCTGATCTGTGAGGATGAAAACAGACCTGATGGATGGACTGTGAGGAGAAACACGACCTTAGAGAGCAGGAAGCGATGTGGAGATGGATGGGGGAAATTAAATGGTTCTACCTGCAACATCAGCAGCCTCTACAAACATGAAACTGGTCTGTACTGGTGTGAGTCCATGTCtggatcctccagcagcagcagcagcatccagctctctgtctctg gTGGATCAGTGATCCTGCAGAGTCCTGTCCTCCCTGTGATGGAGGGAGATGACgtcactctgagctgcagagcagagaatTCAACCCACAACCTCCCAGCTGCTTTCTATAAAGATGGCTCCTTCATTGGTGATGAAACTACTGGCAACAAGATTCTCAACTCAGTGAAGAAATCTGATGAAGGCCTCTATAAATGTAACATCAGCCGTCATGGAGAGTCTCCATCCAGCAGGATCTCTGTCAAAG AGAATcccaccacctccacctccacctcttcctctccatcctctcctcctcctggctcctcTTCTCTTCATTCCATCTTGTTGTCTCTTGGTTCCtcatgtgttgtgtttttactggTGTTACTGGTTCTACTGGTGAAGAGACGTCGTCACAAAACAAAAG CTGATAAAGGAGACGACGTCACATACAGCGACGTCCAGATAACTCAGCTTCATCAGCAGAGACCCAAag agAGTCCTTCATCTGCCATCTACTCAGACGTGAGAACAGACAGGATCAGTTATGGAGAAATCAacatcagaaccaacagaaccagag ATGTTCGACCAGATACCAACATCATCTACTCTTCACTGAG gTCACACAGGATCTAA
- the LOC111610953 gene encoding high affinity immunoglobulin gamma Fc receptor I-like isoform X6 translates to MKETQQSLLLCLSFLLGCRINRVLPVHLTVSPSRSQFFEGEPVTLICEDENRPDGWTVRRNTTLESRKRCGDGWGKLNGSTCNISSLYKHETGLYWCESMSGSSSSSSSIQLSVSGGSVILQSPVLPVMEGDDVTLSCRAENSTHNLPAAFYKDGSFIGDETTGNKILNSVKKSDEGLYKCNISRHGESPSSRISVKENPTTSTSTSSSPSSPPPGSSSLHSILLSLGSSCVVFLLVLLVLLVKRRRHKTKADKGDDVTYSDVQITQLHQQRPKDVRPDTNIIYSSLRSHRI, encoded by the exons ATGAAGGAAACACAGCAGAGTCTGCTGCTCT GTCTGAGTTTCCTGTTGGGCTGCAGAATAAACCGAG TCCTCCCAGTTCATCTGACTGTGAGTCCCAGCAGATCTCAGTTCTTTGAAGGAGAACCAGTGACTCTGATCTGTGAGGATGAAAACAGACCTGATGGATGGACTGTGAGGAGAAACACGACCTTAGAGAGCAGGAAGCGATGTGGAGATGGATGGGGGAAATTAAATGGTTCTACCTGCAACATCAGCAGCCTCTACAAACATGAAACTGGTCTGTACTGGTGTGAGTCCATGTCtggatcctccagcagcagcagcagcatccagctctctgtctctg gTGGATCAGTGATCCTGCAGAGTCCTGTCCTCCCTGTGATGGAGGGAGATGACgtcactctgagctgcagagcagagaatTCAACCCACAACCTCCCAGCTGCTTTCTATAAAGATGGCTCCTTCATTGGTGATGAAACTACTGGCAACAAGATTCTCAACTCAGTGAAGAAATCTGATGAAGGCCTCTATAAATGTAACATCAGCCGTCATGGAGAGTCTCCATCCAGCAGGATCTCTGTCAAAG AGAATcccaccacctccacctccacctcttcctctccatcctctcctcctcctggctcctcTTCTCTTCATTCCATCTTGTTGTCTCTTGGTTCCtcatgtgttgtgtttttactggTGTTACTGGTTCTACTGGTGAAGAGACGTCGTCACAAAACAAAAG CTGATAAAGGAGACGACGTCACATACAGCGACGTCCAGATAACTCAGCTTCATCAGCAGAGACCCAAag ATGTTCGACCAGATACCAACATCATCTACTCTTCACTGAG gTCACACAGGATCTAA
- the LOC111610956 gene encoding coxsackievirus and adenovirus receptor homolog, with the protein MVCLMIMLFCSALRISSVSAENITGFSGHNVTLNCTTTENKPVAVEWRRTDLGDKFVLLYKDDQIDSSIQHPGYKNRVDLVDRRMKYGDVSLVLMNATTNDNGTYECRVRNQGSRHPKLIRTFNLDVSSHPPPGDKNSGNQDGSVGLIVGLIVSLLVFLF; encoded by the exons ATGGTTTGTTTAATGATCATGTTGTTCTGCTCGGCTCTTCGTATCAGTTCTGTCTCTGCTGAAA ACATCACAGGTTTTTCTGGACACAACGTCACTCTGAATTGTACAACTACTGAGAACAAACCTGTCGCTGTGGAGTGGCGCAGAACTGATCTGGGGGACAAATTTGTTCTTCTGTACAAAGACGATCAGATTgattcatccatccagcatccaggTTACAAGAACCGAGTGGATCTGGTAGACAGACGGATGAAGTATGGAGACGTGTCTCTGGTTCTGATGAACGCAACGACTAACGATAATGGAACATATGAATGTCGAGTTCGAAATCAAGGAAGTCGGCATCCTAAACTGATCAGAACCTTCAACCTGGATGTTTCTTCTCATCCTCCTCCAG GAGACAAGAACTCAGGAAACCAGGACGGATCCGTGGGACTGATAGTTGGTCTGATTGTGTCTCTGCTGGTGTTTTTGTTCTAA